A part of Brachybacterium faecium DSM 4810 genomic DNA contains:
- a CDS encoding carbohydrate-binding protein (PFAM: Bacterial extracellular solute-binding protein~TIGRFAM: Tat (twin-arginine translocation) pathway signal sequence) — MSSSPGEPGPFTRRSLLAGAGGALAATALSACAGASGASELTLYQSKPEAIPRFSQLAAEFSSSQQRFAVQHDIATNLSASFVRNNPPDLGCLNYNLEMGRFMERGALSDLSDLPEAGRIREDVAELADWYPTYEGRTSVLPYSVTAASVIYNRRIFDEHGLEVPTTWEEMLAVCETLQAAEVTPIYATFLDAWTVAQGLFDYTVGGLVDVRAFYAAMTEIGEDVGPESEVSFQRTLLEPVQRMTELVAFTNRDANNRAYGDGNTAMAQGEAAMYFQGPWAFGEIEKAGTDVELGTFPLPVTDDPADLKVRVNIDLSLWIPEAANEQEGARELAQFLMRPEVQDPYNAEFLAFGTTEDAPPVTDERIVEMQQYYDEGRFYMGASQFIPNSIPAENYIQSIAGGADPEPVLARMDADWARLAFRE; from the coding sequence GTGTCATCCTCCCCCGGAGAACCCGGACCGTTCACCCGCCGCAGCCTGCTGGCCGGAGCCGGCGGCGCGCTCGCCGCGACCGCCCTGTCCGCCTGTGCAGGGGCGAGCGGCGCTTCCGAGCTCACGCTCTACCAGTCCAAACCCGAGGCGATCCCCCGCTTCTCGCAGCTCGCGGCGGAGTTCTCCTCCTCCCAGCAGCGCTTCGCCGTCCAGCACGACATCGCCACGAACCTCTCGGCGAGCTTCGTGCGCAACAACCCGCCGGATCTCGGCTGCCTGAACTACAACCTCGAGATGGGCCGCTTCATGGAGCGCGGCGCGCTCTCGGACCTCTCGGACCTGCCCGAGGCGGGCCGGATCCGTGAGGACGTCGCGGAGCTCGCCGACTGGTACCCCACCTATGAGGGCCGCACCAGCGTGCTGCCCTACTCGGTGACCGCCGCCTCGGTGATCTACAACCGCCGGATCTTCGACGAGCACGGCCTCGAGGTGCCCACCACCTGGGAGGAGATGCTCGCGGTCTGCGAGACGCTGCAGGCCGCGGAGGTCACCCCCATCTACGCGACCTTCCTCGATGCGTGGACCGTGGCCCAGGGCCTGTTCGACTACACCGTCGGCGGCCTCGTGGACGTGCGCGCGTTCTACGCGGCGATGACCGAGATCGGCGAGGACGTCGGCCCGGAGTCCGAGGTCTCCTTCCAGCGCACCCTGCTGGAGCCGGTGCAGCGCATGACCGAGCTCGTCGCCTTCACCAACCGCGATGCGAACAACCGCGCCTACGGCGACGGCAACACCGCGATGGCCCAGGGCGAGGCCGCGATGTACTTCCAGGGGCCGTGGGCCTTCGGCGAGATCGAGAAGGCCGGCACGGACGTGGAGCTGGGCACCTTCCCGCTCCCGGTGACCGACGATCCCGCCGATCTGAAGGTCCGCGTGAACATCGACCTCTCGCTGTGGATCCCGGAGGCGGCGAACGAGCAGGAGGGTGCCCGGGAGCTCGCGCAGTTCCTCATGCGCCCCGAGGTGCAGGACCCCTACAACGCGGAGTTCCTCGCCTTCGGCACCACCGAGGACGCCCCGCCGGTGACCGACGAGCGGATCGTCGAGATGCAGCAGTACTACGACGAGGGCCGCTTCTACATGGGCGCCTCGCAGTTCATCCCGAACTCGATCCCGGCCGAGAACTACATCCAGTCGATCGCCGGCGGCGCCGATCCCGAACCGGTCCTGGCGCGCATGGACGCCGACTGGGCCCGGCTCGCCTTCCGGGAGTGA
- a CDS encoding carbohydrate ABC transporter membrane protein (PFAM: Binding-protein-dependent transport system inner membrane component), with amino-acid sequence MSTAPHRTAADGEAGSSTPLVSRRRRTDPLYHLFLFPSLALFTAAVTIPALLGFAYSFTNSIGFGDWEVIGLRNYIAMFRDQGILGSYAFTLGFALVTVVLVNVLAFVLALGLTARIRFITALRTIYVIPMVISGIVIAFVFQYLFANTVPGIGQTLGSEALSVSILANPDWAWLSIVVVTAWQSIPGTMLIYIAGLVTIPGEVYEAASIDGSTGWQSLRHITLPLVSGFIVINTILGFKNYLNAYDIIVGLTDGGPGVATRSVAMTIFRGFEGGDYAYQMANAMVFFLISIALALLQLRVTRGRTAF; translated from the coding sequence ATGTCGACAGCACCGCACCGCACGGCGGCCGACGGGGAGGCGGGGAGCAGCACACCGCTGGTCTCCCGCCGCCGACGGACCGACCCCCTCTACCACCTGTTCCTCTTCCCCTCGCTGGCCCTGTTCACCGCCGCGGTGACGATCCCGGCGCTGCTCGGCTTCGCCTACAGCTTCACCAACTCGATCGGCTTCGGCGACTGGGAGGTCATCGGGCTGCGCAACTACATCGCGATGTTCCGCGACCAGGGGATCCTGGGCTCCTACGCCTTCACCCTCGGCTTCGCGCTGGTCACCGTGGTGCTGGTGAACGTGCTCGCCTTCGTGCTGGCGCTGGGGCTCACGGCGCGGATCCGCTTCATCACGGCGCTGCGCACGATCTACGTGATCCCGATGGTCATCTCCGGCATCGTCATCGCCTTCGTGTTCCAGTACCTGTTCGCCAACACCGTGCCGGGCATCGGCCAGACCCTCGGCTCGGAGGCGCTGTCCGTCTCGATCCTGGCGAACCCGGACTGGGCGTGGCTGTCGATCGTGGTCGTCACCGCGTGGCAGTCGATCCCCGGCACGATGCTCATCTACATCGCCGGGCTGGTCACGATCCCCGGCGAGGTGTACGAGGCGGCCTCGATCGACGGCTCCACCGGCTGGCAGAGCCTGCGCCACATCACGCTGCCGCTGGTCTCCGGGTTCATCGTCATCAACACGATCCTGGGCTTCAAGAACTACCTCAACGCCTACGACATCATCGTGGGCCTCACCGACGGCGGCCCCGGCGTCGCCACCCGCTCCGTGGCGATGACCATCTTCCGCGGCTTCGAAGGCGGCGACTACGCCTATCAGATGGCGAACGCGATGGTGTTCTTCCTGATCTCGATCGCCCTCGCCCTGCTGCAGCTGCGCGTCACCCGAGGAAGGACGGCGTTCTGA
- a CDS encoding carbohydrate ABC transporter membrane protein (PFAM: Binding-protein-dependent transport system inner membrane component), whose amino-acid sequence MSTATPAASAAAVPPATPSTPARRRRRGKVGRERVNWPATVLLLLGSLTVLVPLFVTVNMSLKTTAQAVDGKAFSLPDPLTFSSFVEAWNLTNFPRGFAISIFITTVAVAGEIIISALAAFAIVRNWDRRLFRWSFFYLLAAMFIPFPVVALPQIQLTGMLGLDNPLGVAILHIAFALAFNTLLFTAFLRTIPLELEESMRMDGAGTWKVFWRLILPLLGPMCATVGIFAFIQSWNDFMMPSLIISDPTLQTVPVLQNMFQTQFSNNYNVAFSSYLMAMAPAIVVYLFAQRWVMSGLTQGAIK is encoded by the coding sequence ATGTCCACTGCCACTCCTGCCGCCTCCGCGGCTGCTGTCCCGCCCGCGACCCCTTCGACCCCCGCGCGCCGCCGCCGGCGCGGCAAGGTGGGACGCGAGCGCGTCAACTGGCCCGCGACCGTGCTGCTGCTCCTCGGCTCGCTGACGGTGCTGGTGCCGCTGTTCGTCACGGTGAACATGTCGCTGAAGACCACCGCGCAGGCGGTCGACGGCAAGGCGTTCAGCCTGCCGGACCCGCTGACCTTCTCGAGCTTCGTCGAGGCGTGGAACCTCACGAACTTCCCGCGCGGCTTCGCGATCTCGATCTTCATCACCACCGTCGCGGTGGCGGGCGAGATCATCATCTCCGCGCTGGCCGCCTTCGCGATCGTGCGCAACTGGGACCGCCGGCTGTTCCGCTGGTCGTTCTTCTACCTGCTGGCGGCGATGTTCATCCCGTTCCCGGTGGTGGCGCTGCCGCAGATCCAGCTGACCGGCATGCTGGGGCTGGACAATCCGCTGGGCGTCGCGATCCTGCACATCGCCTTCGCGCTGGCGTTCAACACGCTGCTGTTCACCGCGTTCCTGCGCACGATCCCGCTCGAGCTCGAGGAGTCGATGCGGATGGATGGTGCGGGCACCTGGAAGGTGTTCTGGCGGCTGATCCTGCCGCTGCTGGGGCCGATGTGCGCCACGGTGGGGATCTTCGCGTTCATCCAGTCCTGGAACGACTTCATGATGCCCTCGCTGATCATCTCGGATCCGACCCTGCAGACGGTCCCGGTGCTGCAGAACATGTTCCAGACCCAGTTCAGCAACAACTACAACGTGGCCTTCTCCTCGTACCTGATGGCCATGGCGCCCGCGATCGTCGTCTACCTGTTCGCGCAGCGCTGGGTGATGTCCGGCCTCACCCAGGGTGCGATCAAGTGA